Part of the Paludisphaera borealis genome, CTTGCTGGTAGGCGACGGACCGTCTCGCGCCGAACTGCAAGAGCGCCTGGGACCTTCGGCCAGGTTCGCCGGCTATCGCCTCGGCGACGACCTCGCCGACCATTACGCGGCGGGCGACGTCTTCGCATTCACGAGCCTGACCGAGACGTTCGGCAACGTCGTGCTCGAAGCGATGGCCTCGGGAATGCCCGTCGTCGCGCTCCGCGCCGGCGGCGTCGGCGAGATCGTCAAGGATGGCGCTACCGGCCTGCTCGTCGAGCCGGACTCGTCCCCCGAGACCTTCGCCGAGTCCATCCTCCTACTCATCGACGATCCGGCCCGCCGCACGAGCATGGCACACGCCGCACGAGCTTACGCCGAGTCGCAAAGTTGGAGCGCGATCATGGAAGACCTGCGCAACGGCTATCTTCGGGTAGTCGCCGCCCAGGCGGCAGAGCGTCGGCTGGCCGTCAATACGTGAACGAGCCGCTCTGAGGAGCGTGAGCTTGCTCGAACGCCCGGTACTTCGACTTCTCGACCCAGAGCCCGATCCCGCTCTGAGTCTGGGCCTGCGTCGACGGGAGTGATTTCTCGAAGAACGTGCCGGGGAGGTTAGTCGGCATGTAATTCTCGAACAGGAACGCGCGGAGCGCGGGGAAGGGGGGGTAGCCCGCGAATATCAACGCCGGGGGATGCGTGCGAAGGTCTCGGAGGATCTCCTCGACACGGGGCTTGATCAGGGGATGATCGCGCTCGGCCTGGTCGCGGAGCAGGTTGTCGACGAACAGGTGCCGGCTGGCGCCGTCGAGCTTCCCGTAGAAGTGCAAGGGGCTCTGCCAGCCCCAGACGTAGAGCGTCGGATGCTCCCAGAGCTTCGAGCGCTGCGCTAGTTCGAGACCCAGCCGCCGCAAGAAAACCCACTGCCCGCCACCTTTGTAACGGATCGTCAGTTCTTGCGGCGGGCAGAGCAAATAATCGCGAACCTGGAGGAACGCCGTCCCTAGAATCGCGGCGAGTACGACGACGACGCCCCCGAGGTCGGCGAACCGGAACCGTTTGCGAACAGCGGCGAGGCAATCGGTCAGGGTCACGGCGGCGGCGACGGCGATCCCGGGCGTCGGCAGCAGGTAGTAGTGCGCCCAGTAGAGGCCCGGAAGGACGACTTGAACCCCGGCCGCGACCGTCCAGGCGGCGACCAGCTTGCGTCCGGCCGAGCCGTTCGGGCCGAGCGCCAGATGGGCGATGCAAGGTGCCGCTGCTAGCCAGAGCGGCCAGCTTCCGGTCGCCCACCAGACGAGATAGTTGGTGTTGCCGAACGGCCAGGGGAGCTTGCCCGTCGGGTCGGCGTTGCCGGTGAGCCAGCGGACCCAGGCCGAAGGGGCGCCCGGCTCGGGCAACGTGTCAGTCGCCATCGCCCGGCCGAACCGGAAGATATCGTCATACGCCGATACGCCCGCGCCCTGAGCGATCAAAACCGCCGCCGCGAGCAGCAGAACCAGCCCGAGCCCGAACGTCAGAGCCGCCAGGTCTTTCGCCCGGCTCTTCGTCGGAATCGCGAGGACCGCCGCGCCGTAGACGATGATCGGCAAGACGGCGACCTGTTTGACGAGCGTCGCGGCGCCGAGGCAGACTCCGGCCAGGGCGAGAGGCCAGAGCGTCTTCCTGGTCCAGCCGAGGAGGATCAAGGCCAGCGAGGCGACGGAGAAGAAGTTCATCTGATGTTCGAGGTTCGATCCGTTGCCGTACAGATACGGATCGGTGCTCACGATCGCGTACACTGCGGCGGCGATACAACCGGCCGCCGGCCCCGAGAGCTTCAGACCGATCCACCAGAGCAGGGCGATCGTTCCCAGGACGTAGGGGATCGGGAACAGGCGGATGGCCAGCTCGTTGTAACCGAACAGCGCGATCGGCGTCGCGTACAGCCAGTAGCCGAGCGGTGGCTTGTTCTCGGTCAAATCGCGATAGAGGACGTCGCCCGCGAGCAGTCGGCGGCCCATGTGCGCGTAGATCGCCTCGTCGCAGTCGAGCGGCTCCGACGGCCCGACGGTCGCCGGCCACAGGTTCACTCCAGTGGCCTCGACGACGGTCGGCGCGAACGTGTGGGCGCGATACCATACGTCGAAAACCAGGATCGCGACCAGGACCAGAAACGACCAGCGCATCGAAATGGTTTCCTAACGGAGTCGATAGAGCCGGACCGGGTAGAACATCTCGCGAGGCGACCGATGCAGCTCCTTGGCCGTGGTCAGCCCGAGCGCGGTCCGGACCTGTTCGAGATAGGGCCCCCACGTCTCGGGATCGACGTGTTCCTGCGCGTCGAACGAGCCCCAGAGGATGTGCGTCACGTTGTACTGGCGGACGACCTCGTCGATCCGGGCGGCGCTGTAGTTGCGAGGCATCAGCACCGTGGTTCGGTCACTCGTCACGCGGATTTCCCAGGGGAACCAGGTCATGACGCGGGCGTCGGGCGGCACGCGCTCGGGATGCTCCTTGATCCACTCGCCGGCCTCGCGAAGCGCCGGCCAGTGCAACTGGTAGGGATGTGAGAACCACGATGCATCGTAGGCCCACGTCGGATCGGCCCAGACCAATGCGACGTATGACGCGGCCAGCCAACCGAACGCCCGACGATCGATGCGCAGCTTCTCAAGCCACTGGATCACGCCCGCGACGGCCGTCGGGATCATCACGACGTACACCGGCAGGTAGTAACGGCCGAGCTGCGCCACCTGGGTCACGTCGGCGACGCTCTTGATCGTGGCGGCGACGAAGACGACGAAGATCGTCGCCGTCAAGACGTCGAGGTCCCGCCCCGGGGCGTCCCGATCGCCCTTGCGCAGTCGGTAAAGGTAGCCGGCCGCCAGCGGCAAGCCGACGATCATCGTCGAATAGACGGCGATGATGATCAGCGACTTGATCTTCGTCCGGACGATCTCGGGGGCGTTGGCCCAGGTGTAGAACTGCTCGGGCCGGGTGTTGCCCCGGTCGAAGTGGTGGACCGTCCACGAGAAGTTGTATTCGAACAGGCTGGTATACGCATAGAACGGCCTGCCGTACTCGCGCGTGGTCGCGACCGCCCAGGGGAGGATCGTGAGAGCGACGAGAACTCCCCAGAGCACCAGGAGCAGCGGCCGGCGCCGGAGGCGAACCAGGGCGTTGAGACCCGAGGCCGCGACGAGCGCCAGTCCGGTGTTGCGCGCCAGGATCGACAGGCCTCCACAAAGCCCGGCCAGCAGCGTCCAGGCGACGGAGGCCCATCGGCCGTTGCTGTTCCAGACTTCGACGATCGTCCAGACGGCCAGGATCGACGTCAACGCGACGAGGCTCTCGCGCAGCACGAACCCGGCGTAGATCGCGTGCACCGGAAGCACGGCGAGCACCGCCATCGACGTCAGTCCCACGACCGGACCGAAGCGTCTTCGAGCGAACCCGTAAAGGGCCGGCAGCGCCAGCAAGTTGATGAGGAAGCTGCACCCCTTGGCGGCGGCTATCGTGGCGTCGATCGACGCGCCGGGCGCGACGCCGGTCAGTCGGAACGTCGCGGCTCGAACGTAGGCGTCGAGCGGCGTCGCCCAGTCGTCGAGCACGCCCTGGTTCAGGCGGATGCGCGGGTAGTCGTTGAAGAAACTCTCGACGTAGTGCTTGACCGGCCCCTGGCCGCGATAGACCGACGTGGCGACCTCGATGTAATGACTGCTGTCGCCCGGAACGAGCGGGACGTTCCCCCCGCAGATCCAGGCCGTCGCTCGGATCGCGTAACCGATCCAGAAGATCGTGAGCGCGATCCGCGCGTGCCGCCCGAGCCACGGCGCGAGCATCAGCCCGCCCGCCGCCATCGCGGCCCAGATTCCCAGATGCCAGCGCACGAGGACGAGCTGCGAGGGCCGGCGAATCCGTCCCAGCATGGGGATT contains:
- a CDS encoding ArnT family glycosyltransferase, producing the protein MRWSFLVLVAILVFDVWYRAHTFAPTVVEATGVNLWPATVGPSEPLDCDEAIYAHMGRRLLAGDVLYRDLTENKPPLGYWLYATPIALFGYNELAIRLFPIPYVLGTIALLWWIGLKLSGPAAGCIAAAVYAIVSTDPYLYGNGSNLEHQMNFFSVASLALILLGWTRKTLWPLALAGVCLGAATLVKQVAVLPIIVYGAAVLAIPTKSRAKDLAALTFGLGLVLLLAAAVLIAQGAGVSAYDDIFRFGRAMATDTLPEPGAPSAWVRWLTGNADPTGKLPWPFGNTNYLVWWATGSWPLWLAAAPCIAHLALGPNGSAGRKLVAAWTVAAGVQVVLPGLYWAHYYLLPTPGIAVAAAVTLTDCLAAVRKRFRFADLGGVVVVLAAILGTAFLQVRDYLLCPPQELTIRYKGGGQWVFLRRLGLELAQRSKLWEHPTLYVWGWQSPLHFYGKLDGASRHLFVDNLLRDQAERDHPLIKPRVEEILRDLRTHPPALIFAGYPPFPALRAFLFENYMPTNLPGTFFEKSLPSTQAQTQSGIGLWVEKSKYRAFEQAHAPQSGSFTY
- a CDS encoding ArnT family glycosyltransferase — its product is MDRTQTRWLVLALGLTAVIAAGAWADWAFGWVTPAFDFVAHQFYEIPMLGRIRRPSQLVLVRWHLGIWAAMAAGGLMLAPWLGRHARIALTIFWIGYAIRATAWICGGNVPLVPGDSSHYIEVATSVYRGQGPVKHYVESFFNDYPRIRLNQGVLDDWATPLDAYVRAATFRLTGVAPGASIDATIAAAKGCSFLINLLALPALYGFARRRFGPVVGLTSMAVLAVLPVHAIYAGFVLRESLVALTSILAVWTIVEVWNSNGRWASVAWTLLAGLCGGLSILARNTGLALVAASGLNALVRLRRRPLLLVLWGVLVALTILPWAVATTREYGRPFYAYTSLFEYNFSWTVHHFDRGNTRPEQFYTWANAPEIVRTKIKSLIIIAVYSTMIVGLPLAAGYLYRLRKGDRDAPGRDLDVLTATIFVVFVAATIKSVADVTQVAQLGRYYLPVYVVMIPTAVAGVIQWLEKLRIDRRAFGWLAASYVALVWADPTWAYDASWFSHPYQLHWPALREAGEWIKEHPERVPPDARVMTWFPWEIRVTSDRTTVLMPRNYSAARIDEVVRQYNVTHILWGSFDAQEHVDPETWGPYLEQVRTALGLTTAKELHRSPREMFYPVRLYRLR